A single window of Acidimicrobiia bacterium DNA harbors:
- a CDS encoding MoaD/ThiS family protein: MATLRLFANLRELAGVSKLEVDGATVGEVIDAATARFGPGFLAGLEAAAVWRNGEQASTTDPVGPSDEVALIPPVS; the protein is encoded by the coding sequence GTGGCCACTCTTCGCCTGTTCGCCAACTTGCGCGAGCTAGCCGGTGTTTCAAAGCTCGAAGTTGATGGCGCCACCGTCGGGGAGGTCATCGATGCTGCAACCGCCCGTTTCGGCCCTGGATTTCTGGCAGGTCTCGAGGCCGCGGCGGTATGGAGGAATGGCGAGCAGGCTTCGACTACCGATCCTGTCGGTCCCTCTGACGAAGTTGCGCTGATCCCACCCGTGTC